A single genomic interval of candidate division KSB1 bacterium harbors:
- a CDS encoding LysM peptidoglycan-binding domain-containing protein → MLKKFSSFFLNRAIVFILGVVVGGGLSLAINRVPKDFFFKEEAPKEVRELDPFADFEVPMNDRINAKIRNYTRPNMKAGLLESYKRSGKYLPMIQAIFEEYNLPQYLAYLPILESAFEPNSLSRAGAVGLWQIMPATAMDYGLKVNRWIDERRDPEKSTIVAAEYLQFLYARFGDWELALAAYNCGFPKLIRAMKREKVVNYWQIRRIPRETYNFVPKFYAILHIFSDPEKYGVRLPEKSKPWDYETIEIEATFSIDQIARLADVPPNVIKTFNPALTAKIAPSGKYSIKVPVGVKEHFMQEYKDNPPEQIQITYETYRVRRGDTLSKIAKRFGTSVRAIKADNNLRSSRWIKTGMKLRIASVTVIKESVADETELADAKIESDSVYTPPPKQLRFLYRVERTGLSLNVLARYYSVTADEIRKWNPLIRVDDLQKGKQLRIYKRKDLAVFHRTRRGDSLWRLARKYNTTVSNLRRWNQVRGSKIYPGSRLVVGLR, encoded by the coding sequence ATGTTGAAAAAGTTTAGCAGCTTTTTTCTTAACAGAGCGATCGTTTTCATTCTGGGAGTGGTGGTTGGTGGCGGTCTTTCGCTTGCCATTAATCGGGTGCCAAAAGATTTTTTCTTCAAGGAAGAGGCTCCCAAAGAAGTGCGGGAACTAGACCCATTCGCCGATTTTGAAGTACCCATGAATGATCGCATAAATGCAAAAATTCGAAATTATACCCGGCCAAATATGAAAGCAGGTTTGCTGGAAAGTTACAAACGGTCCGGAAAATATTTGCCCATGATTCAAGCCATTTTTGAAGAGTACAATCTTCCACAGTATTTGGCTTATTTGCCGATTTTAGAAAGCGCTTTCGAACCAAACAGTTTGTCGAGAGCCGGGGCGGTCGGGTTATGGCAAATTATGCCGGCAACGGCCATGGATTATGGTCTGAAAGTCAACCGCTGGATAGATGAGAGGCGGGACCCGGAAAAGTCCACGATTGTTGCTGCTGAGTATTTGCAGTTTTTGTACGCTAGGTTTGGGGACTGGGAACTTGCCCTGGCAGCTTATAACTGCGGTTTCCCAAAACTGATCCGGGCTATGAAGCGCGAGAAGGTCGTTAATTATTGGCAGATTCGCAGAATTCCGAGAGAGACCTATAATTTCGTTCCAAAGTTCTACGCGATTTTACACATCTTTTCCGATCCGGAGAAATACGGTGTGAGATTACCGGAAAAAAGCAAACCTTGGGATTATGAAACAATCGAAATTGAGGCAACATTTTCCATTGATCAAATCGCCAGGCTGGCAGATGTGCCGCCGAATGTTATAAAAACTTTCAACCCGGCGTTGACCGCTAAAATTGCCCCAAGCGGTAAGTATTCGATCAAAGTGCCGGTGGGTGTTAAAGAGCATTTTATGCAGGAGTATAAGGACAACCCGCCGGAGCAGATTCAGATTACCTATGAAACTTATCGTGTGAGAAGAGGAGATACCCTCAGCAAAATCGCTAAGAGGTTCGGTACGTCGGTTAGAGCAATCAAGGCTGACAACAATCTGCGCAGTTCAAGATGGATAAAGACAGGGATGAAACTGCGGATTGCTTCGGTGACGGTTATTAAAGAGTCGGTTGCAGACGAAACGGAATTAGCTGATGCGAAGATAGAAAGCGATTCGGTTTATACACCTCCCCCTAAACAGTTAAGATTTCTCTACAGAGTTGAGCGGACCGGTTTATCTTTAAATGTCCTGGCGCGCTATTATTCGGTCACCGCCGATGAAATCAGAAAATGGAATCCGCTGATCCGAGTCGATGACCTTCAGAAAGGCAAGCAATTGAGAATTTACAAGAGAAAAGATTTGGCTGTTTTTCATAGAACAAGACGAGGGGATTCGTTGTGGCGGCTGGCGAGGAAATACAATACGACGGTGAGCAATTTAAGGAGGTGGAACCAGGTGAGGGGTTCGAAAATTTATCCGGGGAGTCGGTTGGTGGTGGGGTTGAGGTGA
- a CDS encoding serine/threonine-protein phosphatase yields MKFSIQTASITDIGLSSNYTVNEDSYLILEADGVFAVADGVGGANAGDIASQTAISTISELIPREKKNEQRTKENSVDFLKKLITAGNKAIHALAKEREQQIASTIVIILIEADHAILGHIGDSRIYVYRDKKLIQLTRDHSKLQNLIDNNLIKPAEESDFQDRHIITKALGIKSNVEPDIQKVNLKNKDLFILCTDGIYIHNSNEEMLANIEQNRGKLQKICDIFKENCYEKGATDNLTAVVLKIATRDLDEQETKIMRAPDHI; encoded by the coding sequence ATGAAGTTCTCGATTCAAACTGCCAGCATAACCGACATAGGCCTCAGCTCTAATTATACAGTCAATGAAGACAGTTATCTCATCTTGGAAGCAGACGGTGTTTTTGCTGTCGCCGACGGCGTTGGGGGTGCAAATGCCGGTGATATAGCAAGCCAGACTGCTATAAGCACTATCAGTGAATTAATCCCAAGAGAGAAAAAGAACGAGCAAAGAACTAAAGAAAATTCGGTAGATTTTCTTAAGAAGTTAATAACGGCAGGTAACAAAGCGATTCATGCCTTAGCAAAAGAAAGAGAACAGCAAATTGCTTCGACAATTGTCATCATACTGATCGAAGCAGACCACGCTATTTTAGGGCACATCGGCGATAGTAGAATTTATGTTTACAGAGATAAAAAGCTCATCCAGCTCACGCGCGATCACTCCAAACTGCAAAATCTCATCGATAACAACCTGATAAAACCAGCAGAGGAAAGCGACTTCCAGGACCGGCATATTATTACAAAGGCGCTTGGTATCAAGTCTAACGTTGAACCGGATATTCAGAAAGTAAATCTCAAAAACAAAGACCTCTTCATCCTGTGCACGGATGGAATTTATATCCACAACTCGAACGAAGAAATGCTTGCCAATATTGAGCAGAACAGGGGTAAGCTGCAAAAAATCTGTGATATATTTAAAGAAAACTGTTATGAAAAAGGAGCAACGGATAATTTAACAGCGGTCGTCCTGAAGATTGCAACCCGGGACCTGGATGAACAAGAAACGAAAATTATGAGAGCGCCGGATCATATTTGA